A single window of Micrococcaceae bacterium Sec5.1 DNA harbors:
- the paaE gene encoding 1,2-phenylacetyl-CoA epoxidase subunit PaaE, whose translation MTTETQTASRRRASFHSLTVSEVRRLTDDAIEVTFAVPAELAGQYDYLPGQYVALRTSLPDENGEPHEVRRSYSICAEPRSFSDGSSEIRVAIKKDLGGTFSTWANAELKAGDVLDVMSPQGAFISRHGKDGSAVQHNVMNSMNHPEELAGEPGNFVAIAAGSGITPVIAIARTLLAANPETTFDLIYANKAAMDVMFLEELADLKDKYPSRLALHHVLSREQRIAPLMTGRIDSEKLQALLSSAIHSEDVDEWFLCGPFELVQLCRDTLAGRGVKPEHVRFELFTTGRPDRPEGNAGRPVVEDESKETYKITFKLDGLTGEVASPTHARESILNAALRVRPDVPFACAGGVCGTCRAKLVTGTVSMDENYALEQDELDKGYVLTCQSHPTSEEVTVDFDV comes from the coding sequence ATGACCACCGAAACCCAGACGGCCAGCCGCCGTCGTGCGTCTTTCCATTCCCTGACCGTCTCGGAAGTCCGGCGCCTTACGGACGACGCAATCGAGGTGACGTTCGCTGTTCCTGCCGAGTTGGCCGGTCAGTATGACTACCTTCCTGGCCAGTACGTCGCGCTGCGCACCTCGCTGCCGGACGAGAATGGTGAGCCGCACGAGGTCCGCCGGAGCTACTCGATCTGTGCAGAGCCGCGCAGTTTCTCCGATGGCAGCAGCGAGATCCGGGTGGCCATCAAGAAGGACCTTGGCGGCACTTTCTCCACGTGGGCCAACGCCGAGCTGAAAGCCGGCGACGTCTTGGACGTGATGAGCCCACAGGGTGCGTTCATTTCGCGGCACGGCAAGGACGGCTCGGCGGTCCAGCACAACGTCATGAACTCCATGAACCACCCCGAGGAGTTGGCGGGGGAGCCCGGGAACTTCGTTGCGATCGCTGCAGGCTCGGGCATCACGCCCGTGATCGCGATTGCCCGGACACTGCTGGCCGCCAACCCTGAGACCACTTTTGACCTGATCTACGCCAACAAAGCCGCCATGGACGTCATGTTCCTGGAGGAACTGGCGGACCTGAAGGACAAGTACCCTTCGCGCCTGGCGCTGCACCACGTGTTGTCCCGCGAGCAGCGGATCGCGCCGCTGATGACCGGCCGCATCGATTCCGAGAAGCTGCAGGCGTTGCTGAGCAGTGCCATCCATTCCGAGGATGTGGACGAGTGGTTCCTGTGTGGGCCGTTCGAGCTGGTCCAACTGTGCCGCGACACCCTCGCTGGCCGTGGTGTGAAGCCTGAGCACGTTCGTTTCGAGCTGTTCACCACTGGTCGTCCTGACCGCCCTGAGGGCAATGCCGGCCGTCCCGTTGTGGAGGACGAGTCGAAGGAAACCTACAAGATCACGTTCAAGCTGGACGGTTTGACCGGCGAGGTCGCAAGTCCCACGCACGCCCGCGAGTCCATCCTCAACGCTGCCCTTCGTGTCCGCCCCGATGTTCCGTTCGCGTGTGCGGGCGGGGTCTGCGGCACCTGCCGCGCCAAGCTGGTGACGGGTACGGTGTCCATGGATGAGAACTACGCCCTCGAGCAGGACGAGCTGGACAAGGGCTACGTCCTCACCTGCCAGTCCCACCCCACCAGCGAAGAAGTTACTGTCGACTTCGACGTCTAA
- a CDS encoding low molecular weight phosphatase family protein, with protein sequence MESPQPFRILTVCTGNICRSPVAERLLQAGLNHASPGSFEVRSAGTRAMVGEPIQPLSAKMISTFRGSPDNFAARQLNQKILRETDLVLAMTSRHRGEVLQLDASLLKRTFTIREFARMLAVLEARGDLVPEGDIVEFWRALPARAASVRHLALPADPADNDVVDPYRRAEEVYNQMEDELAPAILGILRFARLTAPA encoded by the coding sequence GTGGAATCGCCCCAGCCCTTTAGGATCCTCACCGTCTGCACAGGGAACATTTGCCGCTCCCCTGTGGCAGAACGGCTGCTGCAGGCGGGGCTGAACCACGCAAGCCCAGGATCATTCGAGGTTCGCAGCGCCGGCACCCGCGCCATGGTCGGAGAGCCGATTCAGCCCCTGTCGGCCAAGATGATCAGCACCTTCCGTGGCAGCCCCGACAACTTCGCTGCCAGGCAGCTCAACCAGAAGATCCTGCGGGAAACCGACCTCGTGCTTGCCATGACGTCCAGGCACCGGGGCGAAGTTCTTCAGCTGGATGCTTCTCTGCTAAAGCGAACGTTCACAATCCGTGAATTTGCCAGGATGCTTGCCGTCCTGGAGGCCCGTGGCGATCTTGTTCCGGAGGGCGACATCGTGGAATTCTGGCGGGCTCTTCCGGCCCGGGCCGCTTCCGTACGCCATTTGGCGCTGCCAGCCGATCCCGCCGATAACGACGTCGTAGACCCCTACCGACGTGCGGAAGAGGTCTACAACCAGATGGAGGATGAGCTGGCCCCGGCTATCCTGGGCATACTCCGGTTTGCGCGTCTGACAGCCCCGGCCTAG
- the paaB gene encoding 1,2-phenylacetyl-CoA epoxidase subunit PaaB, with amino-acid sequence MAPHGNPEEPASSASEIKREAPKVAAATEQHHETPWSLWEVFVRSSRGLSHVHAGSLHAPDAAMALRNARDLYTRRNEGVSIWVVPAEAITSSDPDSKGAFFESPQGKDYRHATYYTKSEGVKHL; translated from the coding sequence ATGGCTCCCCACGGTAACCCGGAAGAACCGGCAAGCTCGGCCAGCGAGATCAAGCGCGAGGCGCCCAAGGTCGCAGCCGCTACTGAACAGCACCACGAGACCCCGTGGTCCCTCTGGGAAGTCTTCGTGCGCTCCAGCCGTGGGCTGTCCCACGTGCACGCCGGGTCTTTGCACGCTCCTGATGCCGCCATGGCCCTCAGGAATGCCCGCGATCTTTACACCCGCCGCAACGAAGGCGTCTCCATCTGGGTTGTCCCGGCCGAGGCAATCACCTCCAGCGATCCCGATTCCAAGGGTGCCTTCTTCGAATCGCCGCAAGGCAAGGACTACCGCCACGCAACGTATTACACCAAGAGCGAAGGCGTGAAGCACCTGTGA
- a CDS encoding alkaline phosphatase D family protein has product MTDLSRRTLVKTSLTGLALAGLVTGTAAPAPAAIPLVRKRLTLPTGIATGDVTSDSAVLWSRASGPGRLNVRLQAVDSAGEILRGRYGFSRTIQGPLATEASDFTAKIHAKGLPAGTRFALELNFEDENGLGEAVTGTFTTAPGSSVNNSAGNGGPEDEREGRKPSSSSQSFVWTGDTAGQGWGINEEIGGMRGYKAMHATRPDFFIHSGDTIYADGPIAATVTEKDGQVWRNIVTQEVSKVAETLAEYRGRHRYNSLDANMRAMFAEVPVIAQWDDHETHNNWYPGQILDDARYTERNVNVLAARGRQAWQENMPIADSAALWRPGTFDAGQYQPARIYRKISRGPQLDIFCLDMRTYKSPNTDGKEPYATNILGQEQVDWLIKEVRQSKATWKVIAADLPLGIIVPDGPVNQESLSNRDNGAPLGRELEIAGVLSAFKRDGVKNTVWLTADVHYCAAHHYSPERASFTDFDPFWEFVAGPINAGSFGPNDMDGTFGPEVVFAKAGRFPGESPRDGENQYFGHVDLAADSTFTVSLRNANGAVLFSKTLIPQR; this is encoded by the coding sequence ATGACTGATCTCTCGCGCCGCACCCTTGTCAAAACATCCTTAACCGGCCTGGCTTTGGCTGGCCTCGTAACGGGTACCGCTGCACCTGCACCCGCCGCCATCCCCCTGGTCCGCAAACGCCTCACACTCCCCACAGGAATCGCCACCGGCGATGTCACCTCGGATTCGGCAGTCCTCTGGTCACGCGCCTCGGGCCCGGGGCGACTCAACGTCCGCCTGCAAGCAGTGGACAGCGCGGGCGAAATCCTGCGGGGACGATATGGATTCAGCCGAACCATCCAGGGACCGCTCGCTACTGAAGCCAGCGACTTCACCGCCAAGATCCACGCCAAAGGACTTCCTGCGGGAACCCGCTTCGCCCTTGAACTTAACTTCGAGGACGAGAACGGACTTGGCGAGGCAGTCACGGGGACGTTCACCACAGCGCCCGGCTCATCGGTAAACAACAGTGCCGGGAACGGCGGTCCTGAAGACGAGCGCGAGGGCCGCAAGCCGTCGTCGTCATCGCAGTCCTTCGTGTGGACCGGCGATACTGCCGGGCAGGGCTGGGGCATCAATGAGGAGATCGGCGGTATGCGCGGCTACAAAGCAATGCACGCAACCCGTCCGGACTTCTTCATCCACTCCGGCGACACCATCTACGCTGACGGCCCCATTGCTGCCACTGTTACTGAGAAGGACGGCCAGGTGTGGCGAAACATCGTCACTCAGGAAGTCTCCAAGGTTGCCGAGACACTCGCCGAATATCGGGGCCGGCACCGTTACAACTCCCTGGATGCCAACATGCGGGCCATGTTCGCCGAGGTCCCGGTGATCGCCCAGTGGGACGACCACGAGACGCACAACAACTGGTACCCCGGCCAGATCCTGGACGATGCCCGCTACACGGAACGCAACGTGAACGTCCTGGCCGCCCGCGGCCGGCAGGCCTGGCAGGAGAACATGCCGATCGCAGATTCCGCGGCGTTATGGCGCCCGGGAACGTTCGACGCCGGCCAGTACCAACCTGCGCGCATCTACCGGAAGATTTCGCGCGGCCCGCAGCTGGACATCTTCTGCCTGGACATGAGGACCTACAAGTCCCCCAACACCGATGGCAAAGAACCGTACGCCACCAACATCCTGGGCCAGGAGCAGGTGGATTGGCTGATCAAGGAAGTACGCCAGTCAAAGGCAACGTGGAAGGTGATCGCAGCTGACCTGCCGCTAGGCATCATCGTGCCGGATGGTCCGGTGAACCAGGAGAGCCTCTCCAACCGAGATAACGGTGCTCCGCTGGGACGCGAACTGGAAATCGCCGGCGTGCTGAGCGCTTTCAAGCGGGACGGCGTCAAAAACACTGTGTGGCTGACGGCGGACGTGCACTACTGCGCAGCCCATCACTACTCCCCCGAACGAGCGTCTTTCACCGATTTCGATCCCTTCTGGGAGTTCGTGGCAGGCCCCATCAATGCTGGCTCGTTCGGACCCAACGACATGGATGGAACGTTTGGGCCGGAAGTGGTGTTCGCCAAGGCTGGTCGCTTCCCGGGCGAATCTCCGCGCGATGGCGAGAACCAATATTTCGGGCACGTGGATCTTGCCGCCGACAGCACCTTCACCGTAAGCCTCCGCAACGCCAATGGGGCTGTGCTGTTCTCGAAGACCCTCATCCCGCAGCGCTGA
- the paaD gene encoding 1,2-phenylacetyl-CoA epoxidase subunit PaaD: protein MTSLSGTQMRTQEQRAWDIAATVCDPEIPVLTIEDLGILRGVHVVEATDAKQPTDKADDGGTSRTAVEVTITPTYSGCPAMDAIADDVRKAFEKEGYASVHVNLVLSPAWTTDWMTESGKAKLQEYGIAPPSGHSKAGGHSGPVRLNLAVKCPQCSSLNTKELTRFGSTSCKALFVCQDCKEPFDYFKVL from the coding sequence ATGACGAGCCTGTCAGGGACGCAGATGCGGACACAAGAGCAGCGGGCCTGGGACATCGCGGCCACGGTCTGCGATCCGGAGATCCCGGTCCTCACCATCGAGGACCTCGGCATTCTCCGCGGCGTACACGTCGTCGAGGCGACTGATGCGAAGCAGCCCACGGACAAAGCGGACGACGGCGGCACCTCACGTACCGCCGTCGAGGTCACCATCACGCCCACGTACTCGGGCTGCCCGGCGATGGACGCGATTGCTGACGATGTGCGGAAGGCCTTCGAAAAGGAGGGCTACGCGAGTGTGCACGTCAACCTGGTGCTCTCCCCGGCCTGGACCACGGACTGGATGACCGAGTCCGGCAAGGCCAAGCTGCAGGAGTACGGGATCGCCCCTCCAAGTGGCCATTCAAAAGCCGGTGGCCACTCCGGTCCCGTTCGTTTGAATCTGGCTGTGAAATGCCCGCAGTGTTCGTCGTTGAACACCAAGGAGCTGACCCGCTTTGGTTCCACGTCCTGCAAGGCGTTGTTCGTCTGCCAGGACTGCAAGGAACCGTTCGACTACTTCAAAGTCCTCTAA
- the paaA gene encoding 1,2-phenylacetyl-CoA epoxidase subunit PaaA, with amino-acid sequence MASQNLQSVPAELSPEEQEREAAGKAYFDRIISEDSRIEPRDWMPEAYRKTLLRQISQHAHSEIIGMQPEANWITRAPSLKRKSILMAKVQDEAGHGLYLYSAAETLGQTRDKMMEDLIAGKARYSSIFNYPAISWADMGAIGWLVDGAAICNQVPLCRASYGPYGRAMVRICKEESFHQRQGFEILLELSNGTPEQKQMAQEAVNRWYAPSLMMFGPPDDDSPNSKQSMAWNIKRFSNDELRSRFVGMMVEQVKVLGLTLPDKDIRFNEETKKWEHGPLDWNEFKEVLAGRGPCNSQRIERRREAHENGAWVREAAVAYARKQAEKVNAA; translated from the coding sequence ATGGCATCGCAGAATCTGCAATCAGTGCCCGCTGAGCTGTCCCCGGAAGAGCAGGAGCGGGAGGCAGCCGGGAAGGCGTACTTTGATCGCATCATCTCGGAAGACTCGCGCATCGAACCGCGCGACTGGATGCCGGAGGCTTACCGCAAGACTTTGCTGCGTCAGATCTCGCAGCACGCGCACTCGGAAATCATCGGCATGCAGCCGGAAGCCAACTGGATCACCCGCGCTCCAAGCCTGAAGCGCAAGTCCATCCTCATGGCCAAGGTCCAGGACGAGGCAGGCCACGGCCTGTACCTCTACTCGGCAGCTGAGACCCTGGGGCAGACCCGGGACAAGATGATGGAAGACCTCATTGCCGGCAAAGCCCGGTACTCGTCGATCTTCAACTACCCGGCGATTTCCTGGGCGGACATGGGAGCCATCGGTTGGCTTGTGGATGGCGCCGCCATTTGCAACCAGGTGCCCCTGTGCCGCGCCTCCTACGGTCCTTACGGCCGCGCAATGGTGCGCATCTGCAAGGAAGAGTCCTTCCACCAGCGCCAGGGTTTCGAGATCCTGCTGGAACTGTCCAACGGCACGCCTGAGCAGAAGCAGATGGCCCAGGAAGCAGTGAACCGCTGGTACGCGCCGTCGCTGATGATGTTTGGCCCGCCGGATGATGACTCACCCAACTCCAAGCAGTCCATGGCCTGGAACATCAAGCGGTTCAGCAACGATGAACTGCGCAGCCGGTTCGTCGGCATGATGGTGGAGCAGGTCAAGGTCCTCGGCCTGACCCTGCCTGACAAGGACATCCGTTTCAACGAAGAAACCAAGAAGTGGGAGCACGGACCCCTGGACTGGAACGAGTTCAAGGAAGTCCTGGCCGGCCGCGGCCCCTGCAACTCGCAGCGCATCGAGCGCCGCCGCGAGGCACACGAAAACGGTGCCTGGGTTCGCGAAGCCGCCGTTGCCTACGCCCGCAAGCAAGCAGAGAAAGTGAACGCAGCATAA
- a CDS encoding IS30 family transposase: MVTRFSFGQVDRDRFIALVCSGTALAVAAGDVGVSRRGGTRWWHEAGAMELIKGKGGGGIAGPGRADSPSGPGHPLSLDERIEIQIGLRERKSVAGIAATLGRHRSVVWREIRRNSGPDGLYYAGTANARAAARALRPKPFKIISSGLSTFIAENLEEGWSPKLISDVLAKEHGHDVSMQISHETIYKCLYVQTRGQLRKDLSQYLSLKRKARVPREKTQDGETRGRFNDALKISERPAEVADRAVPGHWEGDLIIGARGKSAIGTLVERSTRFTILLHLPLDHGADAVTAAMIAQMKDLPEHLRRTITWDRGSEIAGYEQIRMELDAPVYLCDPHSPWQRGTNENTNRLLRHWFEKGTDLSEYTAKDLKRIQDSLNRRPRPTLNLDTPAQRLNQLLFEQAA, encoded by the coding sequence TTGGTTACAAGGTTTTCGTTTGGTCAGGTTGATCGTGATCGTTTCATAGCGTTGGTTTGCTCGGGCACTGCGTTGGCGGTTGCTGCCGGTGATGTGGGTGTGTCGAGGCGCGGTGGCACGAGGTGGTGGCATGAAGCTGGTGCCATGGAGCTGATAAAGGGAAAAGGCGGAGGCGGTATCGCGGGTCCGGGTCGGGCGGATAGCCCGTCCGGCCCGGGTCATCCGTTGAGCCTGGATGAACGGATAGAGATCCAGATCGGTCTGCGGGAACGTAAGAGCGTTGCCGGGATTGCCGCGACGCTGGGGCGTCACCGGAGTGTTGTTTGGCGGGAAATCCGCCGAAACAGCGGCCCGGACGGTCTCTACTATGCCGGGACTGCCAATGCCCGGGCCGCTGCCCGGGCATTGCGTCCCAAGCCGTTCAAGATCATCAGCTCCGGGTTGTCGACGTTCATCGCCGAGAACCTCGAAGAGGGGTGGAGTCCGAAGCTGATCTCCGATGTCCTGGCCAAGGAACACGGCCATGATGTATCCATGCAGATCAGCCACGAGACCATCTACAAGTGCCTTTACGTTCAGACCCGCGGCCAACTGCGCAAGGACCTCTCTCAGTACTTGAGCCTCAAACGCAAGGCCCGCGTGCCTCGTGAGAAGACCCAGGACGGCGAAACCCGGGGCCGGTTCAACGATGCTCTGAAGATCAGCGAACGACCGGCTGAAGTAGCCGACCGCGCCGTGCCAGGGCACTGGGAAGGTGATCTCATCATCGGAGCACGCGGCAAATCCGCCATTGGCACACTGGTCGAGCGCAGTACGCGGTTCACGATCCTCCTCCATTTACCCCTGGACCATGGCGCCGACGCCGTCACCGCGGCAATGATCGCCCAAATGAAGGACCTGCCCGAGCACCTGCGCCGGACCATCACCTGGGACCGCGGTTCGGAAATTGCCGGCTACGAACAAATCCGCATGGAACTGGACGCTCCGGTCTACCTCTGCGACCCCCACTCACCATGGCAGCGCGGAACCAACGAGAACACGAACCGCCTACTTCGCCACTGGTTCGAAAAAGGCACGGACCTGTCCGAATACACCGCCAAGGACCTCAAACGGATCCAGGACTCCTTGAACCGCAGACCACGGCCCACCCTGAACCTGGACACCCCGGCACAACGTCTCAACCAGCTACTCTTCGAACAGGCAGCCTAA
- a CDS encoding TasA family protein, protein MAISLKTTSGKVLASVALLGTAAAVAGMGTYGAFTSSTSASQQVTAGTVTIALGTGANNTLNVPVAGLLPGDKVEKLVTLANTGNSDLNNVTLTTSAGATASLLTTDVTNGLQLTIENCSVAWTGAAAPYTCTGTKTTVMAAAPVITANKVLNNLSALTSAKTDYLKVTTAFPTTANDTFQGATSTIAFAFTGTQRTETIK, encoded by the coding sequence ATGGCCATCAGCCTCAAGACCACCTCCGGCAAGGTCCTCGCTTCCGTCGCACTGCTCGGCACCGCAGCCGCGGTCGCCGGCATGGGAACCTACGGCGCGTTCACTTCCTCCACCTCGGCCAGTCAGCAAGTCACCGCCGGCACCGTCACCATCGCCCTGGGCACCGGAGCGAACAACACCCTCAACGTCCCGGTCGCGGGCCTGCTGCCCGGAGACAAAGTCGAAAAGCTCGTCACCTTGGCCAACACCGGCAACTCGGACCTGAACAACGTCACCCTCACGACCTCCGCCGGGGCCACCGCCTCACTGCTCACCACGGATGTGACCAACGGCCTGCAGCTGACCATCGAGAACTGCTCGGTCGCCTGGACCGGCGCCGCAGCCCCCTACACCTGCACGGGCACGAAGACCACGGTCATGGCCGCCGCCCCGGTGATCACCGCGAACAAGGTCCTGAACAACCTGAGCGCCCTCACCTCGGCCAAAACCGACTACCTCAAGGTCACCACCGCGTTCCCCACCACGGCCAATGACACCTTCCAGGGCGCCACCAGCACCATCGCCTTCGCCTTCACCGGCACCCAGCGCACCGAAACCATCAAGTAG
- a CDS encoding LysM domain-containing protein: MNIYHDELQTTLSKSAPGGTLLLGSRKNKVLLIAIAIIVVIGLIPLIFGVLSQANNPAADMGQTVSNEQLAAPQATDSNPATDSNPATAAASEAAVAPAAEAKVPAVEPAVPAVAPPAEPAPAAPAEPAPPAVDTNLYTVASGDTVGSIAARFGVNMNEMLAANGLSGYSVIVPGQVLKLTGPAVPLINPAPAPAPAAAPAQAAPAQAAPAQAAAPVAAGWTIYVAGSGGQSLVDACIGPIHFTPTDGYALFITEHDFCGGWARFSGIGVGQTVNIPGYGTYTVTGRGQVPNPGTTNNVAAVFGGFPAVVLQTCIPGTSQMLVIGLN, encoded by the coding sequence ATGAACATTTATCATGACGAGCTTCAAACGACTCTGTCAAAGAGCGCGCCCGGCGGTACCCTGCTGCTTGGGTCTCGTAAGAATAAAGTCCTTCTGATCGCAATTGCCATCATTGTTGTCATAGGGCTAATCCCTTTGATTTTTGGGGTTCTTTCACAGGCAAACAACCCCGCCGCTGATATGGGCCAAACGGTGTCCAATGAACAGCTGGCGGCTCCCCAGGCCACTGACTCCAACCCGGCCACAGATTCCAACCCTGCCACGGCCGCCGCGAGTGAAGCAGCAGTGGCGCCCGCAGCCGAAGCCAAGGTTCCCGCCGTCGAACCGGCCGTGCCAGCGGTGGCGCCGCCTGCAGAGCCTGCACCGGCTGCGCCGGCCGAACCAGCGCCGCCAGCTGTGGATACCAACCTTTATACGGTTGCCAGCGGAGACACAGTGGGTTCCATAGCTGCCCGGTTCGGGGTGAACATGAACGAGATGTTGGCTGCCAATGGCCTGAGCGGCTACTCGGTCATCGTGCCCGGCCAAGTTTTGAAACTTACGGGACCAGCTGTTCCGCTCATCAATCCGGCGCCGGCACCAGCACCCGCTGCCGCCCCCGCCCAGGCGGCCCCTGCGCAGGCTGCTCCGGCGCAAGCTGCTGCTCCAGTAGCCGCAGGTTGGACGATCTACGTGGCTGGATCCGGAGGCCAGAGCCTGGTGGACGCTTGCATTGGGCCCATCCACTTCACTCCCACGGATGGCTACGCATTGTTCATCACCGAGCACGACTTCTGTGGAGGTTGGGCACGCTTCTCCGGCATCGGTGTGGGACAAACGGTTAACATCCCGGGCTACGGCACGTACACAGTGACCGGAAGGGGACAAGTGCCCAACCCAGGAACCACCAACAACGTAGCGGCTGTCTTCGGTGGCTTCCCGGCAGTTGTCCTGCAGACGTGCATCCCCGGCACGAGCCAGATGTTAGTGATTGGGCTTAACTAG
- the paaC gene encoding 1,2-phenylacetyl-CoA epoxidase subunit PaaC, whose product MTDKDTDFAIEGHGDISVGVHGAGASGDGSASATRITPGNALRPEDIALEVRRGQVKPSEDVAEFALRIGDDGLILAQRLGHWISRAPELEEDIALGNIALDQLGHARSFLTYAGAAWDKSEDDLAYFRREHEFRSAHLFEQPNGDFAVTIARQFIVSYYQYELYTRLMESTDPTLAAISAKAVKEVDYHRDHSAQWVLRLAGGTDESRARIIQGFKLVWPYVDELFEDDELTTRLAEAGVTVQPSSLRAEFDRLTGEIMAEAELDIPAVPQALGGGRRGKHSEFLGYILAEMQVLAREHPGASW is encoded by the coding sequence ATGACTGATAAAGACACTGACTTCGCTATTGAAGGCCACGGCGATATCTCCGTGGGCGTCCACGGAGCGGGAGCTTCCGGCGACGGTTCAGCCAGCGCCACCCGCATCACGCCGGGCAACGCCCTCCGTCCGGAGGACATCGCCCTTGAAGTACGGCGTGGACAGGTCAAGCCGAGCGAGGACGTTGCCGAGTTTGCCCTGAGGATCGGCGACGACGGACTGATCCTCGCCCAGCGCCTGGGCCACTGGATTTCCCGTGCTCCTGAGCTCGAGGAAGACATCGCACTCGGCAACATTGCGCTGGACCAGTTGGGCCACGCGCGCTCGTTCCTGACCTACGCCGGTGCCGCGTGGGACAAGTCCGAGGACGATTTGGCGTACTTCCGCCGTGAGCACGAGTTCCGTTCTGCACACCTTTTCGAACAGCCCAACGGGGACTTCGCGGTGACCATCGCCCGCCAGTTCATCGTCAGCTACTACCAGTACGAGCTCTACACACGGCTCATGGAGTCCACTGATCCCACCCTCGCGGCCATCTCCGCCAAAGCCGTGAAGGAAGTGGATTACCACCGCGACCACAGCGCCCAGTGGGTGCTGCGCCTGGCTGGCGGAACGGACGAATCCCGCGCCCGCATCATCCAGGGCTTCAAGCTCGTATGGCCCTATGTGGACGAACTCTTCGAGGACGATGAGCTCACTACACGCCTGGCCGAGGCTGGCGTGACTGTTCAGCCCTCTAGCCTGCGAGCTGAATTCGATCGGCTCACCGGCGAGATCATGGCCGAAGCCGAACTGGACATCCCCGCCGTCCCGCAAGCACTCGGTGGCGGCCGTCGCGGCAAGCACTCCGAGTTCCTGGGTTACATCCTCGCTGAGATGCAGGTCCTGGCCCGCGAACACCCCGGCGCGAGCTGGTGA